TGAACTTGAGCTGCCACATGAGATGGTCTTCAAGGCCGGTTTTTTTGGTGAGAATATCGAGTCGGGATGGCATCTCAGCACCGTCTTTTGGTCGAAATGAGCCTGATGACTCATACTCATTCTCATAATCGGACCAGTCAATCTCTTTGAGACCAGAATCGCCATCCAGGCTTACCTCTGTTGTTTTTTCACCACCGGGATCAGGAACTTCACCTGCAACCTGGTCTTGAAGGGACTCGTGACTGCTGTCCTCTGTGGTGTTCCCCTCCTCCAGAACAGGATTTTGTTCAATCTCCTGCTGTATGGTTTCAGATAATTCCAGTCGGGACAGCTGCAGCAGTTTAATGGCCTGCTGCAACTGTGGTGTCATTACCAGTTGCTGGGTGAGTTTAAGCTGTTGTCGGAGTTCTAATACCATAAAATGTGATACGTTCTCTATTGTGGAGAGGTTTTCACTGTAGCGGATTCTTACAGTTCAATAATTAAAACTATTTTACCTATAATAGGCATTTATGTAAAAACTACATAGTAAAATTTTCGCCCAGGTACATTTTTCTAGCGGCTTCACTTTGGATAATCTCTTTGGGTGTACCATGGACAAGAATTTGGCCGCTGTTGACTATATAGGCATAGTCACAGACAGTGAGGGTTTCTCTCACATTATGGTCTGAAATAAGAACACCAAGACCCTTGTCGCGCAGCTCACCAATAATCTTTTGTAAATCGGCAATAGAAAGTGGATCAATTCCAGCAAAGGGTTCGTCAAGCAGGATAAAGCGGGGCTTGGTGGCCAGCGCTCGCATAATCTCAACCCGTCGTCGTTCGCCGCCGGAAAGTGAAAAGGCCTTGTTGTTGGCAAGATGCATGATGCGAAGATCGGTCATCAGCTGCATGGTTCGATCAAAAATCTCATTTTTAGGAAGGCCTAAAGTTTCTAAAACAATCTGGACATTTTCGCGGACAGTCAGCTTTTTAAAGACCGAAGAGTCTTGGGCGAGATACGACAGGCCCTTGTGGGCTCGTTTGTGAATCGGCAGTTTTGTGAGGTTTTCACCATCGAGTGTAATGGTGCCGGAGTCGGGTTGAATAAAACCGGCAATAGAGTAGAAGGTTGTTGTCTTGCCTGCCCCGTTTGGGCCAAGCAGGCCAACGACCTTGCCAGTTTCAACCTTCAGGCTGATTTTGTCAACAACCCGCCGTTTTTTATACTGCTTAACGATCTCTTTGGTTTCTAAAATTGCCACGATATTCCTGTGTATACTGGGCATCTTGCAAAATGAGACAATGTTGCCATGTCGAACTCTCCGTAACCGTCTTTCCGGCATGTTGTTAGCCGGAGGTAGCGCAGACTCCGATCCAGGTGTTTTCTGGATCCCCGATAAAAACACTCGAGGATGACAGTCATTTTGCAAGAGGCTCTACAAATTATTGTTTTTTGTCTGAATCAGGGTAGAAAAAAGCCTTAACACGCTCCCCCTTATCACTGCTTCGCTCAACAACACTTTTCCCTTCATCAAGATACATCACGACTTTATTGCCGGTGACTAAATTATTATCCTGCCACACCTTAGCTTTACCTGTCAGGATGACCTTACGTTCGCTGGAAAAATACTCTGCGGCATCTCCTGTTGCAACCCACTCCAATTGGGTAATCTCAACATTACCTTCTGCAAAAATTCGTTCGACGTCCTTTGATTTTGTGCCCTCTTGTTTTGGTGTTTGGGCATCATCCTTTTTCTCATTATAATAGACAGTCATTTCATCGGCGTGAATAACCAGATCTTCCTGTTTTGCCACAACCTTACCGGAAAAAAAGACGGTGTTTTCCTTCTGCATGGAGAGCATATGGTCAGATTCAATCTGAATTGGTTTCTGGGCCCCAGCGGCAAGAGCCAGGGAGGCACTTAGTAACAACGATGTAAGAAAAACGAAAAAGAACACTTTCTTCATAATAACCTCGGTCTGTTGGGAGTCTACGGGGAAAATCAGTAAAATTTACGTTTGAGGCACAAGCGCCTCCCGAACTCAGTACAAGGATACTGCCTGAGAATGTCCTTGTAAAGTTTTGAAAATGAATCGCTGCTAATTTGCTGGTGGCGGGCTTAATGTGGCGGATAAAACGGCGGCAAAAAGTGCAAATATGGCAGCCATAAAGAAGCTGCTGCTGAAAGATTGTGAATGTTCGGCAAGTGAGCCGGCAATAGCTGGACCAGCTATCTGTCCCAAGGCAAAAATAAAGGTGATAAGGCCAAAGACATGGGCTGTTTTTTCTGGACCGGCAAAATCAGCAACCAGGGCTGCCATGATGGAGGGGATACTCCAGGCCACAATTCCATAACAGCCAATGGAAATATATATGAACGGGGTAGGAAGAGTTAAGGCGGCCAGCAGATAGGCGGTTGCCTGAATAGAAAAGACGATGATCAGACTTGCTTTGCGGCCGATTTTATCGGATAAACCGCCAAAAATTGGGCCGGAGGCGATACTTAAGAGTCCAACCCAGGACCAGAAATTACCAGCGGTTGACTCGCTAAACCCTCTGTCCTGAATAAGGCTAGTCACGATAAAAGTTGCATAAATAACGTACGTGTAGCCAAACAGGAAATAGATAGCACCAATATGGGCTATGGCTTTCATGGTGATTGGCTTTTTTTGCTTTGAGATGGTTGGGTCTAACGATTCTCTTTGGCCAAAGGGGAGCAGGCCCATCGATTTAGGGCTGTTACGCAAGACCAGTCCACAGATAAGGCTGACTAGAACCGTTATGCCGCCTAAGATTTGCCAGCTCATTCGCCAGCCCTCGGCACCTCCGCTCTGGTTGATAAAGGGGATAAGTTTTCCGGAAAGCAGAATGGCGAAGCCACTGCCGATAACCATAAAACCGGTGCCAAGCCCCCGCTTCTTCGGGCTGAACCAGGCTGAAGCCAGGGCCATCATCGGCACGTTGGCGGCCCCGCTGCCCATTCCAGTCAGGCAGTAGAGAACCAGTATGAGCCAGAGGGCTTTTGTTTTACCGATAAGGATCATCGATAAACCAATACTCATGAGCGCTGTGAATATAACCTTTCGGTAGCCGAATTTTTTGGCGACAGGGCCACAGGCCAGCACAGAGACCAGATAGCCAACAAAATTTACCGTGCCGATAAGCCCCATCTGGGAGTAGGTCAGGTTGAGATTTTCACCCATGGCGGGCAGGAGCATGCCAAGCGCGAAACGGCCAAGGCCCAAACAGGCAAAAATGCATAAAAGGCCCGACCAGACAATATGCCAGCCGTAGTGAATTTTATTTGGCGATTGTGTTTGCATGGTTGAGTAGAAGTTAGGCAGTGTCGTTTTGGTGTGTAGGTATGCTGTTGGAAATC
This DNA window, taken from Desulfobulbaceae bacterium, encodes the following:
- the lptB gene encoding LPS export ABC transporter ATP-binding protein is translated as MPSIHRNIVAILETKEIVKQYKKRRVVDKISLKVETGKVVGLLGPNGAGKTTTFYSIAGFIQPDSGTITLDGENLTKLPIHKRAHKGLSYLAQDSSVFKKLTVRENVQIVLETLGLPKNEIFDRTMQLMTDLRIMHLANNKAFSLSGGERRRVEIMRALATKPRFILLDEPFAGIDPLSIADLQKIIGELRDKGLGVLISDHNVRETLTVCDYAYIVNSGQILVHGTPKEIIQSEAARKMYLGENFTM
- the lptA gene encoding lipopolysaccharide transport periplasmic protein LptA, coding for MKKVFFFVFLTSLLLSASLALAAGAQKPIQIESDHMLSMQKENTVFFSGKVVAKQEDLVIHADEMTVYYNEKKDDAQTPKQEGTKSKDVERIFAEGNVEITQLEWVATGDAAEYFSSERKVILTGKAKVWQDNNLVTGNKVVMYLDEGKSVVERSSDKGERVKAFFYPDSDKKQ
- a CDS encoding MFS transporter, whose product is MQTQSPNKIHYGWHIVWSGLLCIFACLGLGRFALGMLLPAMGENLNLTYSQMGLIGTVNFVGYLVSVLACGPVAKKFGYRKVIFTALMSIGLSMILIGKTKALWLILVLYCLTGMGSGAANVPMMALASAWFSPKKRGLGTGFMVIGSGFAILLSGKLIPFINQSGGAEGWRMSWQILGGITVLVSLICGLVLRNSPKSMGLLPFGQRESLDPTISKQKKPITMKAIAHIGAIYFLFGYTYVIYATFIVTSLIQDRGFSESTAGNFWSWVGLLSIASGPIFGGLSDKIGRKASLIIVFSIQATAYLLAALTLPTPFIYISIGCYGIVAWSIPSIMAALVADFAGPEKTAHVFGLITFIFALGQIAGPAIAGSLAEHSQSFSSSFFMAAIFALFAAVLSATLSPPPAN